The following proteins are co-located in the Scylla paramamosain isolate STU-SP2022 chromosome 37, ASM3559412v1, whole genome shotgun sequence genome:
- the LOC135091278 gene encoding uncharacterized protein LOC135091278, whose protein sequence is MEGPTARCRKLIRQGGNSWVGIYDGDKMVCLDAPSSPTLPTSSSSSSSCLVYSFGSGGDFTFDAAMSQLGCHVIVFEDTPLLDGLGRHPFKRVTFLHILLSTDEDVHLVKSYNTPSSSPVSSPLSSTPPISSPLSTSHISHSSSNSSIHKHHFFLHRPLDNIMYLLHHHHHQLDYLKIDIDGGEFEALEHSIFKTDILQRTRQLGVEIHLTRLLDDEVMSNPDILTSVIANYTRVLHGLVERGMRLVHFQPNARRPGRVEVAGRTVWVYAEQLWVNTRLRPDVRGSSHLPTEEDFDELEMA, encoded by the exons ATGGAAGGACCCACGGCGCGCTGCAGGAAGCTGATCAGACAAGGCGGGAACTCATGGGTTGGGATTTACGATGGTGACAA aatggtATGCCTCGACGCTCCTTCATCCCCAacactccccacctcctcctcctcctcctcctcctgcctcgtgTACTCCTTCGGGTCAGGCGGGGACTTCACCTTCGACGCAGCCATGTCACAGCTGGGATGTCACGTGATAGTCTTCGAGGACACGCCGCTGCTGGATGGACTCGGCAGACACCCGTTCAAGAG AGTCACCTTCCTACACATCCTTCTGTCAACTGATGAAGACGTGCATTTGGTCAAGAGTTACAacaccccctcttcctctcctgtatcctctcccctctcctccacaccacCCATCTCCTCCCCACTCTCCACATCTCAcatctcccattcctcctctaaTTCCTCCATTCACAAGCACCATTTTTTTCTGCACCGTCCTCTTGATAATATAATGTAcctactgcaccaccaccaccatcagctgGACTACCTCAAAATTGACATTGATGGGGGAGAGTTTGAGGCCCTCGAGCACTCCATCTTCAAG ACAGATATCCTACAGAGGACAAGACAGCTGGGTGTTGAGATCCACCTGACACGCCTTCTTGATGATGAAGTGATGTCTAACCCTGACATCCTCACCTCTGTCATTGCCAACTATACCAG AGTGCTCCATGGGCTGGTAGAAAGAGGAATGAGGTTGGTGCACTTTCAGCCCAACGCACGCAGGCCAGGGAGGGTGGAGGTGGCAGGGAGGACAGTGTGGGTGTATGCAGAGCAGCTGTGGGTCAACACCAGACTGAGGCCAGATGTGAGAGGGTCCAGCCACTTGCCAACTGAGGAGGACTTTGATGAGCTGGAGATGGCTTAG